Proteins encoded together in one Oxalobacteraceae sp. CFBP 8761 window:
- the ilvD gene encoding dihydroxy-acid dehydratase, translating to MPTYRSHTTTQGRNMAGARALWRATGMKDGDFDKPIIAVVNSFTQFVPGHVHLKDLGQLVAREIEAAGGVAKEFNTIAVDDGIAMGHGGMLYSLPSRDLIADSVEYMVNAHCADAMVCISNCDKITPGMLMAAMRLNIPTVFVSGGPMEAGKVIKVVNNERKVIKLDLIDAMIKAGDASVSDADVAEIERSACPTCGSCSGMFTANSMNCLTEALGLALPGNGTIVATHADRKELFLRAGRLIVETAKRHYEEDDYSVLPRSIATKTAFENAMALDVSMGGSTNTVLHLLAAAHEAEVDFTMADIDRISRLVPCLCKVAPMTDKYHIEDVHRAGGIFSILGELARAGLFDTSLPTIHSPTMAAAIEKYDIAVSTDEAVHQWFRAAPGGVPTQVAFSQAERYEKNDLDRAMGCIRDREHAYSKDGGLAVLYGNIAEKGCIVKTAGVDESILKFSGKARVFESQDAAVEAILGDNVVAGDVVIIRYEGPKGGPGMQEMLYPTSYIKSKGLGKACALFTDGRFSGGSSGLVIGHASPEAAEGGAIGLVQEGDMVDIDIPERTINLRVTTEELAHRRAAMDALGADAWLPLGRERYVSQALQAYAALTTSADRGAVRDLAQLRRK from the coding sequence ATGCCGACTTACCGTTCACACACCACGACCCAGGGTCGCAATATGGCAGGCGCCCGCGCCCTGTGGCGCGCCACCGGCATGAAAGACGGCGACTTCGACAAGCCGATCATCGCCGTGGTCAACTCGTTCACGCAGTTCGTGCCGGGCCACGTCCACCTGAAAGACCTGGGCCAGCTGGTCGCACGCGAGATCGAAGCGGCTGGCGGCGTGGCCAAGGAATTCAATACCATCGCCGTCGACGACGGCATCGCGATGGGCCACGGCGGCATGCTGTACTCGCTGCCTTCGCGCGACCTGATCGCCGACTCGGTCGAATACATGGTCAACGCGCACTGCGCCGACGCGATGGTCTGCATCTCGAACTGCGACAAGATCACACCCGGCATGCTGATGGCCGCGATGCGCCTGAACATTCCGACCGTGTTCGTCTCGGGCGGTCCGATGGAAGCCGGCAAGGTCATCAAGGTCGTGAACAACGAACGCAAGGTCATCAAGCTCGACCTGATCGATGCGATGATCAAGGCCGGCGACGCCTCCGTGTCGGACGCCGACGTGGCCGAGATCGAGCGCTCGGCCTGTCCGACCTGCGGCTCGTGTTCGGGCATGTTCACGGCCAACTCGATGAATTGCCTGACCGAGGCGCTGGGCCTGGCGCTGCCGGGCAACGGCACGATCGTCGCGACCCATGCCGACCGCAAGGAACTGTTCCTGCGCGCCGGCCGCCTGATCGTCGAGACCGCCAAGCGCCACTACGAGGAAGACGACTACTCGGTGCTGCCGCGCTCGATCGCGACCAAGACCGCGTTCGAGAACGCGATGGCGCTCGACGTGTCGATGGGTGGCTCGACCAACACCGTGCTGCACCTGCTGGCCGCCGCGCACGAAGCCGAAGTCGACTTCACGATGGCTGACATCGATCGCATCTCGCGACTTGTGCCCTGCCTGTGCAAGGTGGCGCCGATGACCGACAAATACCATATCGAAGACGTGCACCGCGCCGGCGGCATCTTCTCGATCCTGGGCGAACTGGCACGCGCCGGCCTGTTCGACACGTCGCTGCCGACGATCCACAGCCCGACGATGGCTGCGGCCATTGAAAAATACGACATCGCGGTCAGTACCGACGAAGCCGTGCACCAGTGGTTCCGCGCAGCACCGGGCGGCGTGCCGACCCAGGTGGCGTTTTCGCAGGCCGAGCGCTACGAAAAGAACGACCTCGACCGCGCCATGGGCTGCATCCGCGACCGCGAGCACGCGTATTCGAAGGATGGCGGCCTGGCGGTCTTGTACGGCAACATCGCCGAAAAAGGCTGCATCGTGAAGACGGCCGGCGTGGACGAAAGCATCCTCAAATTCTCAGGCAAGGCGCGCGTGTTCGAGAGCCAGGACGCGGCGGTCGAAGCGATCCTGGGCGACAACGTGGTGGCCGGCGACGTCGTCATCATCCGCTACGAAGGCCCGAAAGGCGGGCCGGGCATGCAGGAGATGCTGTACCCGACCTCGTACATCAAGTCGAAAGGCCTGGGCAAAGCGTGCGCATTGTTTACCGATGGCCGGTTCTCGGGCGGTTCATCGGGCCTGGTGATCGGGCATGCATCACCCGAAGCGGCCGAAGGCGGCGCGATCGGACTGGTGCAGGAAGGCGACATGGTCGACATCGACATCCCCGAGCGCACCATCAACCTGCGCGTGACGACCGAGGAACTGGCGCACCGCCGTGCGGCGATGGACGCACTGGGCGCGGACGCCTGGTTGCCGCTGGGGCGCGAGCGTTACGTCTCGCAGGCACTGCAGGCGTATGCGGCGCTGACCACGTCGGCCGATCGCGGCGCGGTGCGGGATCTGGCGCAGCTGCGCCGCAAGTAA
- a CDS encoding amidase yields MERRDFVRMGVAGTVSGSVAGTSMLAHAAPSKTAPAAILEAGVHAQGQAMRAGKLTAHELASRYLARIAAIDRAGPRLRSVIELNPDALEIARERDRERKAGKLRGPLHGIPVLLKDNIATADKMSTTAGSLALDGVKARRDAHIVARLRNAGAVILGKTNLSEWANMRSTRSTSGWSGRGGLTRNPYALDRNTSGSSSGSASAMAASLATLAVGTETDGSIVSPASTCGIVGIKPTLGLVSRSGIIPIAHSQDTAGPMTRSVADAALLLGALAGADPQDGATARAPAINYANALRKDGLRGKRIGVARDFFGGHDGVNALIEKELGVLRAQGAVLVDVTVPNTDKYGASELTVLLHEFRPDLEAWLATYAPHAPVKTMADIIAFNLRNAAREMPFFGQEHLIAAQAAGGLQARDYVKALANNQRYSRDKGIDQVLRAYKLDALVAPTGGPAWLTDTVNGDHYGASFSSPAAVAGYPHITVPAGFIHGLPVGLSFVGTAWSEPALIGMAYAYEQASRRRRAPTYRARVSA; encoded by the coding sequence ATGGAGCGCAGGGATTTTGTACGAATGGGCGTGGCCGGGACGGTATCCGGTTCGGTTGCCGGCACGAGCATGCTGGCACACGCCGCCCCATCGAAGACGGCGCCGGCCGCCATCCTCGAGGCCGGTGTCCACGCGCAGGGGCAGGCCATGCGCGCCGGCAAGCTGACGGCGCACGAGCTGGCCTCGCGTTACCTGGCCCGCATCGCGGCCATCGACCGCGCCGGCCCACGCCTGCGCTCGGTCATCGAACTCAATCCCGACGCGCTCGAGATCGCCCGCGAGCGTGACCGCGAACGCAAGGCGGGCAAGCTGCGCGGACCGCTGCACGGCATTCCGGTCCTGCTGAAAGACAATATCGCTACCGCCGACAAGATGAGCACGACAGCAGGCTCGCTGGCGCTGGATGGCGTCAAGGCCCGGCGCGACGCCCACATCGTGGCCCGCCTGCGCAATGCCGGCGCCGTCATCCTTGGCAAGACCAATCTGTCGGAATGGGCAAACATGCGCTCGACCCGCTCGACCAGCGGCTGGAGCGGACGCGGCGGCCTCACCCGCAATCCGTATGCGCTCGACCGCAACACCAGCGGCTCGAGTTCCGGCTCGGCCTCGGCAATGGCAGCCAGCCTGGCCACGCTGGCCGTCGGCACGGAAACCGATGGCTCCATCGTCTCGCCCGCGTCAACCTGCGGCATCGTCGGCATCAAGCCGACCCTGGGCCTGGTCAGCCGCAGCGGCATCATTCCCATCGCGCATTCGCAGGACACGGCCGGGCCGATGACGCGCAGCGTCGCCGACGCGGCGCTGCTGCTGGGAGCACTGGCCGGCGCCGACCCGCAGGATGGCGCCACGGCGCGTGCCCCCGCCATCAATTATGCGAACGCGCTGCGCAAGGATGGCTTGCGCGGCAAGCGCATCGGTGTCGCGCGTGACTTTTTTGGCGGGCATGACGGTGTTAATGCGCTGATCGAGAAGGAACTGGGCGTGCTCAGGGCGCAGGGCGCGGTGCTGGTCGATGTCACGGTGCCCAATACCGACAAATACGGCGCGTCCGAGCTGACCGTGTTGCTGCACGAATTCCGGCCCGACCTCGAAGCGTGGCTGGCGACCTATGCGCCGCATGCGCCGGTCAAGACCATGGCCGACATCATTGCGTTCAACCTGCGCAATGCAGCGCGGGAGATGCCGTTCTTCGGTCAGGAACACTTGATCGCAGCGCAGGCGGCGGGTGGCCTGCAGGCGCGCGACTACGTGAAGGCACTGGCGAATAACCAGCGCTATTCGCGCGACAAGGGGATCGATCAGGTGCTGCGTGCCTACAAGCTCGACGCGCTGGTGGCGCCGACCGGCGGGCCGGCCTGGCTGACCGACACCGTCAACGGCGACCATTACGGCGCAAGTTTTTCGTCGCCGGCAGCGGTGGCCGGCTATCCCCATATCACAGTGCCCGCAGGGTTTATCCACGGTTTGCCGGTCGGGCTGTCATTCGTTGGCACGGCGTGGAGCGAGCCGGCGCTGATCGGGATGGCGTACGCCTACGAGCAGGCCAGCCGGCGCCGCCGCGCGCCGACCTACCGGGCGCGCGTCAGCGCGTAA
- a CDS encoding TssQ family T6SS-associated lipoprotein, protein MKHLPAALIAVMATGCAEFGPALGGKEAARAHPRADDARPRAERAQRADRTNRPAAGTVDRSDVALREGIALYNDGDYNGAIRRLTSADMKTGTPRERLSAAKYTAFSYCVSGRQALCRETFDGAFRLDPGFDLSPGEHGHPLWGPVFSQAKGAARR, encoded by the coding sequence ATGAAACACCTGCCTGCGGCGCTGATCGCCGTGATGGCGACTGGCTGCGCCGAATTCGGCCCGGCACTGGGCGGCAAGGAAGCCGCGCGCGCCCATCCCCGCGCCGACGATGCGCGCCCGCGCGCTGAACGTGCCCAGCGCGCGGACCGCACGAACCGCCCTGCCGCCGGCACGGTCGACCGCAGCGATGTCGCGCTGCGCGAAGGCATCGCGCTGTACAACGACGGCGATTACAACGGTGCGATCCGGCGCCTGACGAGCGCCGACATGAAAACCGGCACCCCGCGCGAACGCCTGTCCGCCGCCAAATACACGGCGTTCAGCTATTGCGTGAGCGGGCGCCAGGCGCTGTGCCGCGAGACGTTCGACGGCGCGTTCCGGCTTGATCCGGGCTTCGACCTGAGCCCCGGCGAACACGGCCACCCGCTGTGGGGCCCGGTCTTCAGCCAGGCCAAGGGGGCGGCGCGCCGCTAG
- a CDS encoding PEGA domain-containing protein, whose protein sequence is MNPSTPPQQLDGRTAREIVEYNHEMVSEPWCRRIIRQVLQSLEVQYGMNVPHRRITPDSLHILEAGDPMLVPGYSELPDTAVPADYEARDLYDLAAVMHYAISQELAPVAQLRTLGLTEYSESFLAALDRCLSPDPAVRPQTIEQMRGLLGIAVIAPKPAISLPPIDDEPMAPVVPLPMPTPAPTPAPPPTPEPVRAPEPVAVPKPAPAAPPPPPAPGPLPMRAAANASTPMAPAPTPVAARRNKTRWPLIVGTILLILAALAALFALTRQADLSGMKDMSALPETPEATVPAAAPAPLVTLAEEPPRLDAPVIDETAPRATTATPPPAKPDVAVPPTAVRLAPQGTPPEAAVAGTTYKLLIQPWGTIVVDGVERGATPPLKHITLPPGEHTIRIVNPGFPEHTVTVQSAEGQSGTIELDFTEEKTP, encoded by the coding sequence ATGAACCCCAGCACGCCCCCGCAGCAACTCGACGGCCGCACGGCCCGCGAGATCGTCGAGTACAACCACGAGATGGTCAGCGAGCCATGGTGCCGCCGCATCATCCGTCAGGTGCTGCAATCGCTCGAAGTCCAGTACGGCATGAACGTGCCGCACCGCCGCATCACGCCCGACAGTCTGCACATCCTCGAGGCCGGCGACCCGATGCTGGTGCCGGGCTACAGCGAGTTGCCGGACACCGCCGTGCCGGCCGACTACGAAGCACGCGACCTGTACGACCTGGCCGCCGTGATGCATTACGCGATTTCACAGGAACTGGCACCGGTCGCGCAGTTGCGCACGCTGGGCCTGACCGAGTACAGCGAGAGCTTCCTCGCGGCGCTCGACCGCTGCCTGTCGCCCGACCCCGCCGTGCGGCCGCAAACCATCGAGCAGATGCGCGGCCTGCTGGGCATTGCCGTCATCGCGCCGAAGCCCGCCATCTCGCTGCCACCGATCGACGACGAGCCCATGGCGCCAGTGGTGCCGCTGCCAATGCCTACGCCGGCACCGACGCCGGCCCCTCCGCCGACGCCAGAACCTGTCCGCGCGCCTGAACCAGTAGCGGTGCCAAAGCCAGCGCCGGCAGCGCCACCCCCTCCCCCCGCCCCCGGTCCGCTCCCGATGCGCGCCGCCGCCAACGCATCGACGCCGATGGCGCCCGCGCCAACCCCGGTCGCTGCCCGGCGCAACAAGACACGCTGGCCGCTGATCGTCGGCACCATCCTCCTGATCCTGGCCGCGCTGGCCGCCTTGTTCGCACTGACGCGCCAGGCCGACCTGAGCGGCATGAAAGACATGTCCGCGCTGCCGGAGACGCCCGAGGCGACCGTGCCGGCAGCCGCGCCCGCGCCGCTGGTGACGCTGGCCGAAGAACCGCCACGGCTCGACGCCCCCGTCATCGACGAGACCGCACCGCGCGCGACCACTGCCACCCCGCCGCCAGCCAAACCCGACGTTGCCGTACCACCGACCGCCGTGCGCCTGGCGCCGCAGGGCACACCGCCCGAAGCGGCTGTCGCCGGCACCACCTATAAACTCCTGATCCAGCCGTGGGGGACGATCGTCGTCGATGGCGTCGAGCGCGGCGCCACGCCGCCGCTCAAACACATCACGCTGCCGCCGGGCGAGCACACGATCCGCATCGTCAACCCGGGCTTCCCCGAGCACACGGTGACCGTGCAGTCGGCCGAAGGCCAGAGCGGTACGATCGAACTTGATTTCACCGAGGAGAAAACGCCTTGA
- the dbpA gene encoding ATP-dependent RNA helicase DbpA, whose translation MQSDSFTSLALTPQFLANLTTLGYDHMTQVQAETLPSVLAGSDLIAQAKTGSGKTAAFGIGILHKLNPAWFAIQGLVLCPTRELADQVAGELRRLARGVGNVKILTLTGGVSMRPQIASLEHGAHIVVGTPGRIRDHLGRATLDLANVQTLVLDEADRMTDMGFYDEIAGIVSATPKHRQTLLFSATYPDDIRFATQGFLRDPLEVKVEGKHSFEQIDQRFYEIGFEGREDAVGRLLRHHRPVSALAFCNTKARCRELADALQAQGFSARALYGELEQSERDEILVLFANRSCSVLVATDVAARGLDIADLDTVINVDVSKDPEVHVHRIGRTGRAGGSGMAHTLCAPNEKKWVGLIEQYQDQPAVWESLAALGDDAEPAAPAPMVTLVIAGGKKAKLRPGDLLGALTGDAGLTKDQVGKINIGEFNSYVALERSVAQAAVKRLGEGDAPGPGFGVIKGRWFKMRFLDA comes from the coding sequence ATGCAATCCGATTCGTTTACCTCGCTGGCCCTCACGCCGCAATTTCTCGCCAACCTGACCACCCTCGGTTACGACCACATGACGCAGGTGCAGGCGGAAACGCTGCCGTCCGTCCTGGCCGGCAGCGACCTGATCGCCCAGGCCAAGACCGGCAGCGGCAAGACCGCGGCGTTCGGCATCGGCATTCTGCACAAGCTCAATCCGGCCTGGTTCGCGATCCAGGGCCTGGTGCTGTGCCCGACGCGCGAACTGGCGGACCAGGTCGCCGGCGAACTGCGCCGGCTGGCGCGCGGCGTGGGCAACGTCAAGATCCTGACGCTGACCGGCGGTGTCTCGATGCGCCCGCAAATCGCCTCGCTCGAACATGGCGCGCACATCGTCGTCGGCACGCCGGGCCGCATCCGCGACCACCTGGGCCGCGCGACGCTCGACCTGGCCAACGTGCAGACGCTGGTGCTGGACGAAGCGGACCGCATGACCGACATGGGCTTTTACGACGAGATCGCGGGCATCGTGTCGGCCACGCCAAAGCACCGCCAGACCCTGCTGTTCTCGGCCACCTACCCGGACGATATCCGCTTTGCCACGCAGGGCTTCCTGCGCGATCCGCTGGAAGTGAAGGTCGAGGGCAAGCACAGCTTCGAGCAGATCGACCAGCGTTTTTATGAGATCGGCTTCGAAGGCCGCGAAGATGCGGTCGGCCGCCTGCTGCGCCATCACCGTCCGGTGTCGGCGCTGGCCTTCTGCAACACCAAGGCGCGTTGCCGCGAACTGGCCGACGCATTACAGGCGCAGGGTTTTTCGGCGCGCGCGCTGTACGGCGAACTTGAACAGAGCGAACGCGATGAAATCCTGGTGCTGTTCGCCAACCGCAGCTGCTCGGTGCTGGTGGCCACCGACGTCGCCGCGCGCGGTCTGGATATCGCCGACCTGGACACCGTGATCAACGTGGACGTATCGAAAGACCCCGAAGTCCACGTGCACCGCATCGGCCGCACCGGCCGTGCCGGCGGCAGCGGCATGGCGCATACCCTGTGCGCGCCGAACGAAAAAAAATGGGTTGGCCTGATCGAGCAGTACCAGGACCAGCCAGCCGTCTGGGAAAGCCTGGCTGCGCTGGGCGACGATGCCGAACCGGCCGCACCGGCGCCAATGGTCACGCTGGTGATCGCCGGCGGCAAGAAGGCCAAGCTGCGTCCGGGCGACCTGCTGGGCGCGCTGACGGGCGACGCCGGTCTGACGAAAGACCAGGTCGGCAAGATCAATATCGGCGAATTCAACAGCTACGTCGCACTCGAGCGCAGCGTGGCGCAGGCTGCCGTCAAGCGCCTGGGCGAAGGCGACGCGCCGGGACCGGGCTTTGGCGTCATCAAGGGCCGCTGGTTCAAAATGCGTTTTCTCGACGCCTGA
- a CDS encoding class I SAM-dependent methyltransferase, which yields MARIEWVEDGVERSAVWRSESGWPAPKKVVLADDTMSADAAYRLALDGTALLWRGDFQNARQLVQALARRIDHKGERPRRAKAGKAVPTPLEAFHRHRLSQLQRARTLAMLVLPFEADHSIPLRRAPDAQQACLEAYGAVDAPYVASLRELLGVIGAHEWRSKGVMIPALNDRIHPWYGVFSPVRGEYVELVAQAPLPAGARRAFDIGAGTGVLSAVLARRGLQVLATEVDPRAQGCARENIARLGLTAQVEIAQTDLFPDGRAPLVVCNPPWLPGKPSSAIEYAIYDPDSRMLRAFLAGLGAHLEAGGEGWLIMSDFAEHLGLRSRDQLLGWIAAGGLEVIERHDTRPVHPRATDADDPLHAARSQEVTSLWRLRSSAI from the coding sequence ATGGCACGCATCGAATGGGTCGAGGACGGCGTCGAACGCTCGGCCGTCTGGCGCTCGGAGAGCGGCTGGCCCGCGCCGAAGAAGGTCGTGCTGGCCGACGACACGATGAGCGCCGACGCCGCCTACCGGCTGGCGCTCGACGGCACGGCGCTGCTGTGGCGCGGCGACTTTCAGAACGCCCGCCAGCTGGTGCAGGCGCTCGCGCGCCGGATCGACCACAAGGGCGAGCGCCCACGCCGCGCCAAGGCCGGCAAGGCCGTGCCTACGCCACTCGAAGCCTTCCACCGCCATCGCCTCTCCCAGTTGCAGCGCGCCCGCACGCTGGCAATGCTCGTGCTGCCGTTCGAAGCCGATCACAGCATCCCCCTGCGCCGCGCGCCCGATGCGCAACAGGCTTGCCTGGAAGCCTACGGCGCGGTCGATGCGCCGTATGTCGCCTCGCTGCGCGAACTGCTGGGCGTGATCGGCGCCCATGAATGGCGCAGCAAGGGCGTCATGATTCCGGCGCTGAACGACCGCATCCACCCGTGGTACGGCGTGTTCTCGCCCGTGCGCGGCGAATACGTTGAACTGGTCGCGCAGGCGCCGCTGCCTGCCGGCGCCCGGCGCGCATTCGACATCGGGGCTGGCACCGGTGTGCTGTCGGCCGTGCTGGCGCGGCGCGGCCTGCAGGTGCTGGCAACCGAGGTCGATCCGCGGGCGCAGGGCTGCGCGCGCGAAAACATCGCGCGCCTGGGTTTGACGGCGCAGGTTGAGATCGCGCAGACCGACCTGTTCCCGGACGGCCGCGCGCCGCTGGTTGTCTGCAATCCACCGTGGTTGCCGGGCAAGCCGAGTTCGGCGATCGAGTATGCGATCTACGATCCGGACAGCCGCATGCTGCGCGCGTTCCTGGCGGGCCTCGGTGCCCATCTGGAGGCCGGTGGCGAAGGCTGGCTGATCATGTCGGACTTTGCCGAGCACTTGGGCCTGCGCAGCCGCGATCAGTTGCTTGGATGGATTGCGGCAGGTGGCCTGGAAGTCATCGAGCGCCACGACACGCGGCCCGTGCACCCGCGCGCGACCGATGCTGACGATCCGCTGCACGCGGCACGCTCGCAGGAAGTCACGTCGCTGTGGCGCCTGCGCAGCAGCGCCATTTGA